Proteins found in one Streptococcus iniae genomic segment:
- a CDS encoding PASTA domain-containing protein, with product MVKSRRFTKSLGTFGKMISIIPDTTELIGKAMDNTRPIVEKHMEQRQQKQENLRIIDDVINLSVDDAKAHLEKIGFVVATIPAKPNKIWLSNSLNEVVSMSPRGGKRELGSLVKLYYINLDVLEKSQELRDQDTLRTVEFNQKIADAFDTVKHLKIPFIKK from the coding sequence ATGGTAAAATCACGTCGATTTACAAAATCCTTAGGTACTTTTGGGAAAATGATTTCTATCATTCCAGATACCACAGAATTAATTGGCAAAGCAATGGATAATACTCGTCCTATCGTTGAGAAACATATGGAACAACGTCAACAAAAACAAGAAAATTTAAGAATTATTGATGACGTTATTAATCTTTCTGTTGATGATGCCAAAGCTCACTTAGAAAAAATAGGCTTTGTCGTGGCCACAATTCCAGCAAAACCTAATAAAATTTGGTTGAGCAACAGCCTTAATGAAGTTGTCTCAATGTCACCAAGAGGTGGCAAACGCGAACTTGGTTCCCTCGTGAAATTATATTACATCAATCTAGATGTCCTTGAAAAAAGTCAAGAATTGCGTGACCAAGATACCCTACGAACCGTTGAGTTTAATCAAAAAATCGCCGATGCTTTTGATACTGTTAAACATCTTAAGATTCCATTTATCAAAAAATAG
- a CDS encoding serine/threonine-protein kinase produces the protein MVNPEFYKRLATIFCGDEMELFTYKSGPQLVSFFNTHFNAQDSYGQGFPTRWMYVNDKLLDFSSRGIITSFFNLILSKQYLLTERQINEVDALEHQQKIINELDKICSIYYLKLSKRGNEFYLVEIDLDLVEIGKGGFADIYFQKSTGLVLKKLNEKSIRRQSLRSRLKREYEITKSCSDIGSIIRVFDFDSSNCSYTMEKADYTLADYIEESELTEDSKFNILRQILHTMSLVHQRDVLHRDLSPTNVFFVNGIIKIADFGLGKNLNTLTSHQTMDTSSFGQLFYCAPEQLTLLKDADKRSDVYSLGRIINFVMTKNPYIFSHSLRSVSEKATNLEPDYRYQDATEMLNALNSWLSIRSDETFKKTIWEKIDQGVFDDDIENYIYEMSAKELCQACIKKSNVFIECLMIFMRLDDTHANYIIQMIHSNYEQYLKQFEDADPFATISYRVLRGDFPFTVNEVAARILKYVAYTAGRFSAQHMIDSLIDEGIEPLIESMLER, from the coding sequence TTGGTCAATCCAGAATTTTACAAAAGACTAGCAACAATATTTTGTGGGGATGAGATGGAGCTGTTTACTTATAAATCAGGACCCCAGCTAGTATCATTTTTCAATACACATTTCAATGCTCAAGATAGTTATGGGCAAGGTTTTCCTACAAGGTGGATGTATGTTAATGACAAGCTGTTGGACTTTTCCTCTAGAGGCATTATCACTTCATTTTTCAATCTTATACTCAGCAAACAATATCTTTTAACGGAGCGTCAGATAAATGAAGTGGATGCTTTAGAGCATCAGCAGAAAATAATAAATGAGTTAGATAAAATTTGTTCCATTTATTATTTAAAACTCTCAAAAAGAGGAAATGAGTTTTATTTAGTGGAAATTGATTTAGATTTAGTTGAGATTGGAAAGGGAGGCTTCGCTGACATTTATTTCCAAAAATCTACAGGATTGGTGTTAAAAAAACTGAACGAGAAATCTATCAGACGCCAATCGTTGAGAAGTCGTTTAAAGAGAGAGTACGAAATAACTAAATCTTGTTCAGATATTGGGAGTATTATCCGAGTATTTGATTTTGATAGTAGTAATTGTTCATACACAATGGAAAAAGCCGATTATACATTGGCTGACTACATTGAAGAAAGTGAGCTCACAGAGGATTCTAAGTTCAATATATTGCGGCAAATACTTCATACTATGTCTCTTGTCCATCAAAGAGATGTTCTGCATAGAGACTTAAGTCCGACCAATGTTTTCTTTGTGAATGGGATAATTAAGATTGCTGATTTTGGTTTAGGAAAAAACCTAAATACTTTGACATCTCATCAAACAATGGACACATCTTCCTTTGGTCAACTCTTTTATTGTGCACCAGAGCAACTAACGCTTTTAAAAGACGCAGATAAACGGAGTGATGTATATTCACTTGGACGTATTATCAATTTTGTTATGACAAAAAATCCTTATATTTTTTCTCATTCGCTTCGTTCTGTTAGTGAAAAAGCCACGAATTTAGAACCTGATTATAGGTATCAAGACGCTACTGAAATGTTGAATGCGTTAAATTCATGGTTGAGCATTAGAAGCGACGAGACTTTCAAGAAAACGATATGGGAAAAAATTGACCAAGGTGTTTTTGATGATGATATAGAAAACTATATTTATGAAATGTCAGCAAAAGAGCTATGTCAAGCTTGTATCAAAAAAAGTAATGTTTTTATTGAATGCTTAATGATCTTTATGAGGTTAGATGATACACATGCAAATTATATCATTCAGATGATTCATTCTAACTACGAGCAATATTTGAAGCAGTTCGAAGATGCAGACCCTTTTGCCACCATTTCTTATCGTGTTTTAAGAGGGGATTTCCCATTTACTGTTAATGAAGTTGCTGCAAGGATTTTAAAATATGTAGCTTATACAGCTGGTCGGTTTAGCGCACAACACATGATAGATAGCTTGATTGACGAAGGAATAGAACCACTGATTGAATCTATGTTAGAAAGATAG
- a CDS encoding response regulator transcription factor, protein MTKTEKIYIIEDDQTILNLIKDYLATKYSVATVQNFRDIKKEVLAFAPDLILMDINLPFFNGFYWTTEIRKHLTVPIIFISSSSDEMDAVMALNMGGDDFMTKPFSLAILDAKVAAFLRRTQQFSTDCLTFSGYQLLFDGTLSKGDIKIDLSPMEHKILAQLFSHQNEVVSKEDLLMTLWENDQFIDQNTLNVNMTRLRKKIATIGFEKIHTVRGAGYILK, encoded by the coding sequence ATGACAAAGACAGAAAAAATATACATTATTGAAGACGATCAAACCATTTTAAACCTCATTAAGGATTACCTTGCAACAAAGTACAGTGTTGCTACAGTGCAAAATTTCAGAGATATCAAAAAAGAAGTCTTAGCATTTGCCCCAGACTTAATTTTAATGGATATTAATTTACCTTTTTTTAATGGCTTTTATTGGACGACTGAAATTAGAAAACATTTAACAGTACCAATTATTTTTATATCAAGTTCAAGTGATGAAATGGATGCTGTTATGGCACTTAATATGGGTGGTGATGATTTTATGACAAAGCCTTTTTCGTTAGCCATTTTAGATGCTAAAGTAGCAGCTTTTTTAAGGAGAACACAACAATTCTCAACAGATTGCTTAACTTTTTCTGGTTATCAGTTGCTTTTTGACGGCACCTTGTCAAAGGGGGATATAAAAATAGATCTATCACCCATGGAGCATAAAATTTTAGCGCAGCTATTTTCCCATCAAAACGAAGTTGTTTCAAAAGAAGACCTTTTAATGACCTTATGGGAAAATGATCAGTTTATTGACCAAAACACCTTGAATGTCAATATGACGAGATTGCGCAAAAAAATAGCAACAATTGGCTTTGAAAAGATACATACTGTTAGAGGGGCTGGTTATATCTTAAAATGA
- a CDS encoding ABC transporter permease, producing the protein MFYLKLAWNNLRKSKATVAPFLLASTVLYTFLAIVFLILLSPMTKSMSYGNSLLGLAIVVLIIFSIVMEIYSYNFLLKQRSREFGLYNILGMTKKQVGLVSTIELIILFFLTIVGGSVFSAIFSHLFYLIFVNLVHYNHLQLDINVLAFVFNSGIFAAIFIILEFVALRTIKKSSPLSLFQTASKGEKEPKGNLLLALLSVIFIGAGYYLSLSSTKIAALAVLYRFFIAVVFVIIGTYLFYISFMTWYLKRKKADKIYYYKPEHFITTSQMIFRMKENALGLANITLLAVMAFVSIATTTALYNNSNDMTNKLFPKNTNFDFFSPDRKTAEEQFKHYVAEPLALNSKVVIAYQSSMVGLPIANQKKVTINSDDITSPAVSKLSFVFLISEKDFISLGNKKLNLKEGEIAFYRQKGDSQLEALKILDQTYRVTENFKSLKFPNVANTYNPSVMILRDRVAVEKLLTAINKISHTKLEPVYSVYVDLSKEQVNQLHLQSSVLVDGDHSLAHITQKHIFYSDILGMVGGFVFTGFLLGLTFILGAALIIYYKQYSEGYQDKKSYHILQEVGMSQSEVRKTINSQIILVFFMPIVMAVLHFMIALVMIKQMLLIFGVDNTSSVYSISALTIIGIIILYYAIYRMTSRIYYKIIER; encoded by the coding sequence ATGTTTTACCTTAAATTAGCTTGGAACAATTTGCGTAAATCTAAAGCAACAGTAGCTCCCTTTTTACTTGCTAGCACTGTGCTCTATACCTTTCTAGCCATTGTTTTTTTGATTTTATTGAGCCCAATGACAAAGTCTATGAGTTATGGGAATTCATTATTAGGCTTAGCGATTGTTGTTCTAATCATCTTTTCCATTGTTATGGAAATTTATAGTTATAACTTTTTATTGAAGCAAAGAAGTCGGGAATTTGGGCTTTACAATATCCTAGGAATGACAAAAAAACAAGTTGGTTTAGTATCAACAATTGAATTAATCATCTTATTCTTTTTAACAATAGTGGGTGGTAGTGTTTTTTCAGCTATTTTTTCACATCTTTTTTACCTTATTTTTGTTAATTTAGTTCACTACAATCATCTACAGTTGGATATTAACGTGTTAGCTTTCGTATTTAACTCGGGTATTTTTGCTGCTATCTTTATAATATTGGAGTTTGTTGCTTTAAGAACAATTAAAAAATCTTCTCCATTAAGCCTTTTCCAAACAGCTTCAAAAGGTGAGAAAGAACCAAAAGGAAACCTTCTTTTGGCACTTTTATCAGTCATTTTTATAGGTGCTGGTTATTACTTATCCTTGTCTTCTACCAAAATTGCGGCTCTAGCCGTTCTCTACCGTTTCTTTATTGCTGTTGTTTTTGTGATTATTGGAACCTACCTTTTTTACATTTCATTTATGACTTGGTACTTGAAACGTAAAAAAGCAGATAAAATCTATTACTATAAGCCTGAACATTTCATTACAACATCTCAAATGATTTTTAGAATGAAAGAAAATGCTTTGGGTTTGGCAAATATTACCTTGTTAGCTGTTATGGCTTTTGTTTCAATTGCGACGACAACAGCTCTTTATAATAATAGCAATGACATGACTAATAAATTATTTCCCAAAAACACAAATTTTGATTTTTTTAGTCCAGATCGAAAAACAGCAGAGGAACAATTTAAGCACTACGTTGCAGAACCATTAGCTTTGAACAGTAAGGTTGTTATAGCTTACCAATCAAGCATGGTAGGTTTACCTATTGCGAATCAAAAGAAAGTGACTATTAACTCCGATGACATCACAAGTCCGGCAGTATCAAAATTATCCTTTGTTTTTTTGATATCTGAAAAAGATTTTATAAGTTTAGGGAATAAAAAACTTAATCTTAAAGAAGGAGAAATAGCTTTTTATCGCCAAAAAGGTGATAGTCAACTAGAAGCATTAAAGATTTTAGATCAGACTTATAGAGTCACTGAAAATTTTAAATCCCTTAAGTTTCCAAATGTAGCTAATACCTATAACCCATCTGTAATGATTCTAAGAGATAGAGTAGCAGTTGAAAAACTCTTGACAGCAATTAATAAAATATCACATACGAAATTAGAACCTGTTTACAGTGTTTATGTTGATTTATCGAAGGAACAAGTGAACCAATTACATTTACAGTCTAGTGTATTAGTTGATGGTGATCATTCTCTGGCACATATCACCCAAAAACACATTTTCTATTCAGATATTTTAGGTATGGTTGGTGGTTTTGTCTTCACTGGCTTCCTATTAGGTTTAACCTTTATTCTTGGTGCAGCTCTTATTATTTATTACAAACAGTATTCAGAAGGTTACCAGGATAAAAAATCATATCATATCTTACAAGAAGTTGGCATGAGTCAATCGGAAGTTAGGAAAACCATCAATTCACAGATTATTTTAGTCTTCTTTATGCCGATTGTTATGGCTGTTCTTCACTTTATGATTGCTTTAGTAATGATTAAGCAAATGTTGTTGATTTTTGGTGTGGATAATACATCAAGTGTTTACAGTATCAGTGCATTGACTATCATTGGTATCATTATACTTTATTATGCTATCTATCGTATGACAAGCCGCATCTATTACAAAATTATTGAAAGATGA
- a CDS encoding IS3 family transposase (programmed frameshift) yields MSRKIRRHFTDDFKQQIVDLHHAGMKRSELIKEYELTPSTFDKWVRQAKTTGSFKTIDNLTDEQRELIELRKRNKELEMQLDILKQAAVIMAPKREVITANKDKYSISAMCRWLNIPRSSYYYKTVKPVSEAELEENIKAIFLESKARYGARKIKKCLENEGIQRSRRRIRRIMHRLNLVSVYQKAVFKPHSKGKNEVAIPNHLARQFHQEKPLKALVTDLTYVRVGNGWAYVCFIMDLYNREIIGLSVGWHKTAELVKQAIQSIPYALTKVKIFHSDRGKEFDNALIDDVLTAFDIKRSLSQAGCPYDNAVAESTYRAFKIEFVHQETFQTLEELALKTKDYVHWWNHHRIHGSLNYQTPMTKRLTV; encoded by the exons ATGTCTAGAAAAATACGTCGCCACTTCACTGATGACTTTAAGCAACAAATCGTTGACCTTCACCATGCAGGGATGAAACGAAGTGAGCTTATCAAAGAATATGAGTTAACCCCATCAACCTTCGATAAGTGGGTTCGTCAGGCAAAAACAACTGGGTCATTTAAAACGATTGATAATCTGACAGATGAACAGCGTGAACTGATTGAACTCCGAAAACGCAATAAAGAACTCGAAATGCAGCTAGATATCCTAAAGCAAGCGGCAGTGATTATGGCAC CGAAAAGAGAAGTAATCACTGCTAATAAGGATAAATATAGCATTTCAGCTATGTGTCGTTGGTTGAACATTCCTCGTTCTAGCTATTACTACAAGACTGTTAAACCAGTCTCTGAAGCGGAACTTGAAGAAAATATCAAAGCTATTTTTCTCGAAAGTAAGGCCAGATACGGTGCTAGGAAAATCAAGAAATGTTTGGAAAATGAAGGTATCCAGCGGTCTCGTCGTCGGATTCGTCGCATCATGCACAGACTCAACTTAGTATCTGTTTATCAGAAAGCAGTCTTCAAGCCACATTCAAAAGGTAAGAATGAGGTAGCTATTCCTAATCACTTAGCCAGACAATTTCATCAAGAAAAGCCTCTAAAAGCTTTAGTGACAGACTTAACCTACGTTCGTGTCGGTAATGGCTGGGCTTATGTTTGTTTCATTATGGACCTCTACAACCGTGAAATCATTGGCTTATCGGTTGGTTGGCACAAGACAGCAGAGCTGGTGAAACAAGCGATTCAGAGTATTCCTTACGCTCTGACCAAGGTCAAGATATTCCATTCGGACAGAGGAAAAGAGTTCGACAATGCCTTGATAGATGATGTGCTTACAGCCTTTGATATCAAACGCTCACTTAGTCAAGCAGGTTGTCCTTACGACAATGCCGTAGCTGAGAGCACCTATCGCGCTTTCAAAATAGAATTTGTCCACCAGGAAACTTTCCAGACGCTAGAAGAATTGGCCCTTAAAACCAAGGACTATGTCCACTGGTGGAATCACCACCGCATTCATGGTAGTCTAAACTATCAGACGCCCATGACCAAAAGATTAACGGTCTAA
- a CDS encoding IS3-like element IS981 family transposase (programmed frameshift) → MKKRYSKEFKETLIAFYHSGQSVTQLSKEYDVAPATIYKWIDLYSKSNESSVSKADFLELKRQLAKVKEERDNLKKSIDHIRREKEVSAADMAQTIQTLALNVRLSCQLLDVPESSYYERINRHPSKTQLRRQYLSLKISQLFNANRGIYGAPKIHHLLFKQGEKVGLKLVQKLMKQLQLKSVVIKKFKPGYSLSDHINRKNLIQTEPTKKNKVWSTDITYIPTQQGWAYLSTIMDRYTKKVIAWDLGKRMTVELVQRTLNKAIKSQDYPEAVILHSDQGSQYTSLEYEELLKYYGMTHSFSRRGYPYHNASLESWHGHLKREWVYQFKYKNFEEAYQSIFWYIEAFYNSKRIHQSLGYLTPNQFEKVSA, encoded by the exons ATGAAAAAACGCTACTCAAAAGAATTTAAAGAAACCCTTATCGCCTTCTATCATTCTGGTCAATCCGTCACCCAGCTGTCTAAAGAATACGACGTGGCCCCTGCAACAATTTATAAATGGATAGACCTCTACTCTAAATCTAATGAAAGCTCCGTCTCTAAAGCTGATTTTCTAGAATTAAAAAGACAACTGGCTAAAGTTAAGGAAGAACGAGACA ATCTTAAAAAAAGTATTGACCATATTCGCCGAGAAAAAGAAGTGAGTGCTGCGGATATGGCTCAAACCATACAAACTTTAGCACTCAATGTCAGACTAAGCTGTCAACTCCTTGATGTTCCTGAATCAAGTTATTATGAACGGATTAACCGACATCCATCTAAAACTCAATTAAGGAGACAATACCTGTCACTCAAAATTTCTCAACTCTTCAATGCTAACCGAGGAATCTATGGTGCTCCTAAAATTCATCATCTTCTATTTAAACAAGGGGAAAAAGTCGGGTTAAAACTGGTACAGAAGCTAATGAAGCAACTTCAACTCAAGTCTGTAGTCATTAAGAAATTTAAGCCTGGATACTCACTAAGTGATCACATCAATCGAAAAAATCTCATACAGACTGAACCTACAAAGAAAAATAAGGTTTGGTCAACCGACATTACTTATATTCCTACTCAACAAGGATGGGCTTATCTCTCAACCATTATGGATCGTTATACTAAAAAAGTCATTGCTTGGGATTTGGGCAAGCGAATGACTGTAGAATTAGTGCAAAGAACTTTAAATAAGGCCATTAAATCACAAGACTATCCAGAAGCTGTTATTCTTCATTCTGACCAAGGAAGCCAGTATACGAGTCTAGAGTATGAAGAGTTGCTTAAGTATTATGGGATGACTCACTCTTTCAGTCGAAGGGGATACCCTTATCATAATGCCAGTCTTGAATCTTGGCATGGACATTTAAAAAGAGAGTGGGTGTATCAATTTAAATATAAGAACTTTGAAGAAGCCTATCAGAGTATTTTCTGGTACATCGAAGCCTTTTATAATTCAAAACGAATCCATCAAAGTTTAGGGTATCTTACACCTAATCAATTTGAAAAGGTAAGTGCTTAA
- a CDS encoding DUF5655 domain-containing protein produces the protein MEEFQCLFDKKEENVKAITEEILEILHQFGHYHIEIKKTSLHIVKEKAFLGIHPKKKWVDINIVSNRAISHHLITKVDQVSKNRYHNNLRLSSLNDIDKAVIELLKITYER, from the coding sequence ATGGAAGAGTTTCAATGTCTTTTTGATAAAAAAGAGGAAAATGTTAAGGCAATAACAGAAGAAATTTTGGAAATTCTTCATCAATTTGGGCACTATCACATTGAAATCAAAAAGACCAGCCTTCATATTGTCAAAGAAAAAGCTTTTTTGGGTATTCATCCTAAAAAGAAATGGGTTGACATTAATATTGTTAGCAATAGAGCAATCTCTCATCATTTGATAACCAAAGTTGATCAGGTTTCTAAAAACAGATACCATAATAATCTTCGCTTATCATCATTAAATGATATTGATAAAGCTGTTATAGAACTACTTAAAATAACCTATGAAAGATAG
- the trmFO gene encoding methylenetetrahydrofolate--tRNA-(uracil(54)-C(5))-methyltransferase (FADH(2)-oxidizing) TrmFO: MSQSYINVVGAGLAGSEAAYQIAKRGIPVKLYEMRGVKPTPQHKTSHFAELVCSNSFRGDSLTNAVGLLKEEMRRLDSLIMRAGEAHRVPAGGAMAVDREGYAEAVTAELENNPLIEVIRGEITEIPDDAITVIATGPLTSDALAEKIHALNGGDGFYFYDAAAPIIDKATIDMSKVYLKSRYDKGEAAYLNCPMTKEEFMAFHEALTKAEEAPLNAFEKEKYFEGCMPIEVMAKRGIKTMLYGPMKPVGLEYPEEYIGPRDGDFKTPYAVVQLRQDNAAGSLYNMVGFQTHLKWGEQKRVFQMIPGLENAEFVRYGVMHRNSYMDSPNLLTETFQSRANKNLFFAGQMTGVEGYVESAASGLVAGINAARLFKGEAEVIFPNTTAIGSLPYYVTHAESKHFQPMNVNFGIIKELEGPRIRDKKERYEAIANRALTTLQAFLEN, from the coding sequence TTGTCTCAATCTTATATTAATGTTGTTGGAGCTGGCTTAGCTGGTTCTGAAGCTGCTTATCAAATTGCTAAACGCGGTATTCCGGTTAAACTTTATGAAATGCGAGGGGTAAAGCCAACTCCCCAACACAAAACAAGTCATTTTGCAGAGTTGGTTTGTTCTAATTCTTTTAGAGGAGATAGTCTTACAAACGCTGTAGGTCTGTTAAAAGAGGAAATGCGTCGTTTAGATTCACTGATTATGCGTGCAGGTGAAGCACACCGTGTTCCTGCAGGCGGAGCTATGGCTGTAGACCGTGAAGGCTATGCAGAAGCGGTCACAGCAGAACTTGAAAATAATCCATTGATAGAGGTTATTCGTGGGGAAATAACGGAAATTCCTGATGATGCGATCACTGTGATTGCAACTGGTCCCTTGACATCAGATGCACTTGCTGAGAAGATTCATGCTTTAAATGGTGGTGATGGGTTTTATTTCTATGATGCTGCAGCTCCGATTATTGATAAAGCGACAATTGACATGTCAAAGGTTTATCTTAAGTCACGTTATGATAAAGGAGAAGCCGCTTATCTTAATTGCCCAATGACAAAAGAGGAGTTTATGGCTTTCCATGAGGCTTTGACAAAGGCAGAAGAAGCCCCTCTTAATGCCTTTGAAAAAGAAAAATATTTTGAAGGCTGTATGCCTATTGAAGTCATGGCAAAACGTGGCATTAAAACAATGCTGTACGGTCCTATGAAACCAGTTGGCTTGGAATACCCAGAGGAATACATAGGACCCCGTGACGGTGATTTTAAGACGCCATATGCGGTTGTTCAGTTGCGCCAAGACAATGCCGCTGGAAGTCTTTATAATATGGTTGGTTTCCAGACACATTTAAAATGGGGTGAGCAAAAACGTGTCTTTCAAATGATTCCAGGTCTTGAAAATGCTGAGTTTGTACGTTATGGTGTTATGCATCGCAATTCCTATATGGATTCACCTAACCTATTAACAGAAACTTTCCAATCACGCGCCAATAAGAATTTATTTTTTGCAGGTCAAATGACTGGGGTTGAAGGCTATGTAGAGTCAGCTGCATCAGGACTTGTCGCTGGCATTAATGCAGCACGTCTTTTTAAAGGAGAAGCAGAAGTTATTTTTCCAAATACCACAGCAATTGGAAGCCTACCTTATTATGTCACACATGCTGAAAGTAAACATTTCCAACCAATGAATGTTAATTTTGGTATTATTAAAGAGCTAGAAGGCCCACGCATTCGTGATAAAAAAGAACGTTACGAAGCCATTGCAAATCGTGCATTAACAACTTTACAAGCTTTTTTAGAGAACTAA
- a CDS encoding ABC transporter ATP-binding protein, translating into MLLEIHHLEKIFRTRFSKEETRALQDVDFKVDQGEFIAIMGESGSGKTTLLNILATLEKPTNGSVLLNGQDITKIKEGHLAHFRLKNLGFVFQEFNLLDTLSVRDNIFLPLVLDRKSYSEMSKRLEVIARKLRIDHLLDKRPFEISGGQKQRVAIARSLITDPKLLLADEPTAALDYRNSEDLLNLFEEINMDGQTILMVTHSANAASHANRVLFIKDGRIFHQMYRGNKGNAEFSKDISLAMTGILGGE; encoded by the coding sequence ATGTTACTAGAAATACATCATTTGGAGAAGATTTTTAGAACCCGTTTTTCTAAAGAAGAAACTCGCGCTTTACAAGATGTTGACTTCAAGGTTGACCAAGGTGAGTTTATAGCTATTATGGGAGAATCCGGTTCTGGTAAGACCACTTTATTAAACATTTTAGCGACCCTAGAAAAACCAACAAATGGTTCTGTTTTGTTAAATGGTCAGGACATCACAAAAATAAAAGAAGGGCACTTAGCTCATTTTCGTTTAAAAAATTTGGGATTTGTCTTTCAAGAATTCAATTTGTTAGATACCTTATCTGTCAGAGATAATATCTTTTTACCTTTAGTTTTAGATAGAAAATCTTATTCTGAAATGTCCAAACGCTTAGAAGTGATTGCTAGAAAATTGCGTATTGATCATTTATTGGATAAACGCCCCTTTGAAATTTCTGGAGGACAAAAACAAAGAGTTGCCATTGCAAGAAGTTTAATAACAGATCCTAAGCTCTTATTAGCTGACGAACCAACAGCTGCTCTTGATTATCGAAATTCCGAAGATTTATTGAATCTCTTTGAGGAGATTAATATGGATGGCCAAACGATTTTAATGGTAACCCATTCAGCCAATGCAGCTAGTCATGCTAATCGTGTGCTTTTTATTAAAGATGGCCGTATTTTCCATCAAATGTACCGTGGAAATAAAGGCAATGCAGAATTTAGTAAGGATATATCACTTGCCATGACTGGAATCCTAGGAGGTGAATGA
- the xerS gene encoding tyrosine recombinase XerS, whose amino-acid sequence MRRELLLEKIDQYKQIMPWFVLEYYQSKLSVPYSFTTLYEYLKEYKRFFDWLIDSDISKARKIANIDLDTLENLTKKDMEAFVLYLRERPSLNTYSTKEGLSQTTINRTLSALSSLYNYLTEEVENDNGEPYFYRNVMKKVSTKKKKETLASRAENIKQKLFLGDETMEFLEYVDCDYENSLSNRAKSSFRKNKERDLAIIALLLASGVRLSEAVNLDLKDVNLKMMVIEVTRKGGKRDSVNVASFAKPYLENYLSIRKNRYKAEKQDVAFFLTEYRGVPNRIDASSIEKMVAKYSQDFKIRVTPHKLRHTLATRLYDATKSQVLVSHQLGHASTQVTDLYTHIVNDEQKNALDKL is encoded by the coding sequence ATGAGACGTGAATTGCTACTTGAAAAAATTGACCAATACAAACAGATAATGCCCTGGTTTGTATTAGAATATTACCAATCTAAATTATCTGTCCCTTATAGTTTTACAACCTTATACGAATACCTTAAAGAATATAAACGCTTTTTTGATTGGTTAATCGATTCTGACATTTCAAAAGCTAGAAAGATTGCTAATATCGATCTTGACACTTTAGAAAATCTCACTAAAAAAGATATGGAGGCTTTTGTTCTCTATTTACGTGAAAGACCCTCTCTTAATACTTATTCAACAAAAGAAGGCTTATCACAGACCACCATTAACCGCACCTTGTCAGCCTTATCCAGTTTATATAACTATTTAACCGAGGAAGTCGAAAATGACAATGGCGAACCCTATTTCTACCGGAACGTCATGAAAAAGGTGTCCACTAAAAAGAAAAAAGAAACCTTAGCTTCCAGAGCTGAAAACATCAAACAAAAACTCTTTTTAGGTGATGAAACCATGGAATTTTTGGAATATGTTGACTGTGACTATGAAAATAGTCTCTCAAATCGTGCTAAATCATCTTTCCGAAAAAATAAAGAACGTGATTTAGCTATCATTGCACTACTTCTAGCCTCTGGTGTGCGTCTGTCAGAAGCTGTTAATCTTGATTTAAAAGATGTTAATCTTAAAATGATGGTCATCGAAGTCACACGTAAAGGTGGTAAACGCGATTCTGTTAACGTAGCTAGTTTTGCTAAGCCATATTTGGAAAATTATTTAAGCATCCGCAAAAATCGCTATAAGGCTGAAAAGCAAGATGTCGCTTTCTTTTTAACAGAATATCGAGGTGTCCCTAATCGAATTGACGCTTCAAGTATCGAAAAAATGGTGGCAAAATACTCACAAGATTTTAAAATTCGGGTAACTCCCCATAAATTACGGCATACTCTAGCAACTAGGTTATATGATGCCACAAAATCACAAGTATTAGTTAGTCATCAACTCGGACATGCCTCAACACAAGTTACCGATCTCTATACTCATATTGTTAACGATGAACAAAAAAATGCTTTAGATAAATTATAA